CGCCGTTGAAGGACTTGGTCAGCAAAAGCTCTGGTGGGCGTGCATGTGCTAATGATGATGCTCGGCGACGGAGCCTTCGCGATATTCCGCTCCGTCTGACCACCGTTGCACAGGAATTACGAACGAAGTCAGGTGCTCCACGGGGTCGCTCACACCAACGACGGGAGAACCCGGCAGATTCGATCCCCAGAGTGCGGAGTCGGTGTCCGAATAGAAAAACATGATGTGGGGCGGCCAGTGGGGGTTGCTGTCGCCGGCGTATCCCGGCTTCGACATCATGTAGCACATAGCTCCGGATTCCATCGGCGCAGTTCTTTTTTGGCGATGGCGGCGGTGATGGACTCATTCATCTGAGCTTGCGTACGCCCCGCCAGTCCCCACTCGGTCTCTTTGGTGAGGTGCAGAAGGTAAGAACGTGCGGCTGGTGCATTCAGACACATGGGGACCCGTACCTTCGGATTCCAAAAGTCAGGATCAGCGGCGGACGTCCACGAACGCCCCACGATACACACGAAGCCGTTTTTGCCTTTGACCGCTGTTTCGAACCCATGAGGTCCAAGAATTAGCACCTCTGCATCGCGTGAAATGGACTCCGGTGCTGCACTTCGCGCCAAGGCTATTTCCGCACCCCGATCCGTCATGAGGTATTGGTCGATCGGGGCCATCTTCGGATACGGCGTCGTGGCATCCTGTGCCGTCGCCTGGTAGGCCGTACCGAGCACAACAAGCAGTGCGAAGCTTTTGATTGCGATTGCGTGAACCTTCTTTTTCCGCATTTGTTTTCCCTCTTGAGAATGGGCTATCCGTGACCGCCGGCTTATTGCGAGCAACGATATCGGCGCAGCCTCGATGTGCCATACGGCTTCAATGGCGCGATGGAAGACCTGATGTGGATCGGTAGCGGACACTGCTACCGACCACACCAGCTTCAATCCGTGGATGCAAGAGCGGCTATTTGTTGGCGGTCTGATTTGGCAGCTCAGCTCGGCGCTCTACTTTGTGCTGGATCTGCTCTTCGGTCAAGATGGGTGCAAAATCTTCCATCTCAAAGATCTGGCGGATTTCGACTTCGGAGTCGCTGCCCGGGTTGCAGTTGGGGGCACGCTTGACCAACTCGATGGCCTCTTCGAGGGACTTGACCTGCAGAATCGAGAAGCCGGCGATGAGCTCCTTGGCCTCGGTGAAGGGGCCGTCGATGACGGTACGAGACTTGCCGGAGAATTTGACACGTGCGCCCTTGGAGCTGGGATGAAGGCCATCGAGGGCGAGCAGGACGCCAGCCTTCATGAGCTCTTCGTTGTACTTGCCCATCTCGAGCAAGAGCTGTGGATCGGGGAGGGCGCCTTCTTTTTCTGTCTCTGGGGTTGCTTTGGCGATGACCATGAATCGCATTGCTGAATCTCCTTTGGGTTGAGCGATGGTTGGGGTGGCTTGATTTCGGGTTTAGCTATTTGTGGCTAACCGGTGAACTCAGAGAGCGCAGCTGGATCGCTTCGCCCTCTGTGGACGGGTCATAGTTGTCGGGGTTGTGATCGGTGCTCATGATCATGCTCCGTAGCAGCCGGTTTCGCCGGTGGGGGTGCTTACGGCTTGACCCGCGATGGGTGAGGTGTGCCACCCGGCAGGCTGCTGTATGGTATCTCGCGCACCTCGCCCCGCGACCGAGGGTCGATGGTAGCCTTGCGGGCCCACGCCAGCGCCTCGTCCATGTCAGCGGCTTCCAGTATCCAAAAACCACCGATGTGCTCCTTGGCTTCCAGATACGGGCCGTCGGTGATGAGCACCTCGCCGTTGGGCTGCCCCCGTAGCGACTTCGCATGGCTGGCTGGGCTGAGCCCGCAAGCCATGAGCCTGGCACCAGCAGCTTCCAACTCGTCGTTGAGATCATTGATAGCGCGTACCGTCGCTTCGGTCATGGTGGACGGGTCGAAGTTGTCGGGAAGGTAATTCGCAAGCAAATATTGCGGCATGATTTCTCCTTTTATACTGGTTTAATCTTCGGGCGGACTGGTTGCCCCGTCTTCACTACATAGTCGAACGGCCAGACTGGAATTCGACAAAGCGTCCAAGAAATTTTGCTTCTTCTGCGTTTTTTTATTTCAGCTGCCGAATCCGCTCTTGCAGGAATTGCCGCTCCGGTTCCTGTTGGGTCAGCGCCAGAGCTTTCTCATAAGAGGACCGGGCCTCAGCAGTCCTGCCCAGCCTGCGGTACATATCCGCGCGGGCTGAATGCGCCAGATAGTAATTTGCCAATTCGCCATGTTCCAACACCGCGTCGATATGCGTCAGACCGGCCTCCGGACCATCGCGCATGGCAATTGCCACGGCACGATTGAGATGGACAACTGGCGAAGGCTGAATCCGTACCAATCGGTCGTAAAGCGCAACAATCTGCCGCCAGTCGGTCAGAGCGACCGATTCCGCCTCCGCATGAACGGCCGCAATCGCGGCCTGCAGTGTGTAGGAGCCGAAGCCACGGGACTTCAGGGCCTTCTCCAGCAATGCCACTCCCTCCGCGATCTGCTCCCGATTCCAGAGTGAACGATCTTGATTCTCCAGCAAAATCAGATCTC
This Tunturibacter gelidoferens DNA region includes the following protein-coding sequences:
- a CDS encoding YciI family protein, with protein sequence MRFMVIAKATPETEKEGALPDPQLLLEMGKYNEELMKAGVLLALDGLHPSSKGARVKFSGKSRTVIDGPFTEAKELIAGFSILQVKSLEEAIELVKRAPNCNPGSDSEVEIRQIFEMEDFAPILTEEQIQHKVERRAELPNQTANK
- a CDS encoding YciI family protein, coding for MPQYLLANYLPDNFDPSTMTEATVRAINDLNDELEAAGARLMACGLSPASHAKSLRGQPNGEVLITDGPYLEAKEHIGGFWILEAADMDEALAWARKATIDPRSRGEVREIPYSSLPGGTPHPSRVKP